One window of the Nocardia terpenica genome contains the following:
- a CDS encoding MFS transporter, whose product MISETGRSAQPGATLAAVCAAISLVPVVATGAGVALPGISADLHTSLASAQWVVNAFFLTFASFMAVTGSLADMIGRRRMFSAGIAVFCTAMVIAGLAPHITVLVGARVIAGMGAAAVLTGGSAVLANTFQGAARARAFAVYGTGIGLGLAFGPLIAGVIVTSLGGWRVFFLAAAVILLPVLAFSLRLPDSRDVHPAGIDWRGGILFTAGLFMLVLCAIEGPAVGWTKPLIIAACVAAVALLVAFVLVERRTDHPLIEISLFTERRFVAICLMPVLLAFGFVAPLMVLPQYFMAVDGASAQSAGLLMVLMTGPTLVLPMLVGTLSRHVSQRTLLIVVLALTALGAGWLTVLRPHLGIVALAGPLIAIGAGFGVSLAFLDGAAVASVESSRAGMAAGVFNTMRLGGESISIAVLGAIITGVTTARLHATLPAGQADALTTKLLQGDPSGVTAATADGAFSAYTSAMHIGLWSVCLLAVLGIVGILALTRETPETIENNVVPEEMTVEGVSR is encoded by the coding sequence GTGATATCGGAGACCGGTAGGTCCGCGCAGCCGGGAGCAACGCTCGCCGCGGTCTGTGCGGCGATATCGCTGGTGCCGGTCGTCGCGACCGGGGCGGGTGTCGCGCTCCCGGGGATCAGCGCGGACCTGCACACCAGCCTGGCGTCCGCGCAGTGGGTCGTGAACGCCTTCTTTCTCACCTTCGCCAGCTTCATGGCGGTCACCGGATCGCTGGCCGACATGATCGGCCGGCGGCGCATGTTCAGCGCGGGGATCGCGGTGTTCTGCACGGCCATGGTGATCGCCGGTCTGGCGCCGCACATCACCGTGCTCGTCGGGGCCCGGGTCATCGCCGGAATGGGCGCGGCCGCGGTGCTGACCGGCGGAAGTGCGGTGCTGGCCAACACATTTCAGGGCGCGGCACGCGCTCGCGCGTTCGCCGTGTACGGCACCGGCATCGGGCTGGGCCTGGCGTTCGGCCCGCTGATCGCGGGCGTGATCGTCACCTCGCTCGGCGGCTGGCGGGTGTTCTTCCTTGCGGCGGCGGTGATCCTGCTGCCGGTGCTGGCATTCTCGTTGCGGCTACCCGATTCTCGCGACGTGCACCCGGCCGGTATCGATTGGCGCGGCGGAATCCTGTTCACCGCAGGGCTTTTCATGCTGGTGCTGTGCGCCATCGAGGGCCCGGCGGTGGGCTGGACCAAGCCGCTGATCATCGCCGCGTGCGTGGCGGCGGTGGCGCTGCTGGTCGCGTTCGTGCTGGTGGAGCGGCGCACCGATCATCCGCTCATCGAGATCTCCCTGTTCACCGAGCGCCGTTTCGTCGCCATCTGCCTGATGCCGGTGCTGCTGGCCTTCGGGTTCGTGGCGCCGCTGATGGTGCTGCCGCAGTACTTCATGGCGGTCGACGGGGCCAGCGCGCAGTCCGCCGGGCTGCTCATGGTGCTGATGACCGGGCCGACCCTGGTGCTGCCCATGCTGGTCGGCACGCTGTCGCGGCACGTCTCGCAGCGCACCCTGCTGATCGTCGTGCTGGCGCTGACCGCGCTGGGCGCGGGCTGGCTGACCGTGCTGCGGCCGCACCTGGGCATCGTCGCCCTGGCCGGTCCGCTCATCGCCATCGGCGCGGGATTCGGTGTGTCCCTTGCCTTCCTGGATGGCGCGGCGGTGGCCTCCGTCGAATCCTCGCGCGCCGGAATGGCCGCGGGCGTCTTCAACACCATGCGGCTGGGCGGGGAATCGATCTCGATCGCCGTCCTGGGCGCCATCATCACCGGGGTCACCACGGCTCGCCTGCACGCCACACTTCCGGCGGGCCAGGCGGACGCGCTGACAACCAAACTGCTGCAAGGTGATCCGAGCGGCGTCACCGCCGCGACCGCCGACGGCGCATTCTCTGCCTACACCTCCGCCATGCACATCGGCCTGTGGTCGGTCTGCCTGCTGGCGGTGCTCGGCATCGTCGGCATCCTCGCGCTCACCCGCGAGACCCCCGAAACCATCGAAAACAACGTTGTCCCCGAGGAAATGACAGTGGAAGGAGTCAGTCGATGA
- a CDS encoding LLM class F420-dependent oxidoreductase, producing the protein MNKPVRIGVQLVQGGPGVTYKHVRDKVMRIEEMGTDVLFNYDHFHVPHNANIDPVEGISVSGDQLDVENFECWSTLAAWAEQTERIQLGVLVTGVGYRNPDLLADMARTVDHISGGRLILGLGAGWYEKDYREYGYEFGTVASRMKNFADALERIKRRLTLLNPRPVGSMPILIGGGGEKKTLPLVARYADIWHYFDTLETLAHKNKVLADSAAALGRDHTEIERSQEWTGLENADAYADAGVTLFTHVLWAPHDLDELKKALAWRDERNKRLEG; encoded by the coding sequence ATGAACAAGCCGGTACGGATCGGTGTGCAGCTCGTCCAGGGCGGCCCCGGAGTCACCTACAAGCACGTGCGGGACAAGGTCATGCGCATCGAGGAGATGGGCACCGACGTCCTGTTCAACTACGACCACTTCCACGTTCCGCACAACGCGAACATCGATCCGGTGGAAGGCATTTCGGTCAGCGGCGACCAGCTGGACGTGGAGAACTTCGAATGCTGGTCCACGCTGGCGGCGTGGGCGGAGCAGACCGAGCGGATCCAGCTGGGCGTGCTCGTCACCGGCGTCGGCTACCGCAACCCGGATCTGCTGGCGGACATGGCCCGCACGGTCGACCATATCTCGGGCGGCCGACTGATTCTGGGGCTGGGCGCGGGCTGGTACGAGAAGGACTACCGCGAGTACGGCTACGAATTCGGCACCGTCGCTTCGCGAATGAAGAACTTCGCGGACGCGCTGGAGCGGATCAAGCGCCGCCTCACCCTGCTCAATCCCCGTCCGGTCGGGTCGATGCCGATCCTCATCGGCGGTGGCGGCGAGAAGAAGACGCTGCCGCTGGTCGCCCGGTACGCCGACATCTGGCACTACTTCGACACGCTGGAAACCCTGGCGCACAAGAACAAGGTGCTGGCGGACAGCGCGGCGGCACTCGGCCGCGACCACACCGAGATCGAACGCTCGCAGGAGTGGACGGGCCTGGAGAACGCCGACGCCTACGCCGACGCGGGCGTCACGCTGTTCACCCACGTGCTCTGGGCCCCACACGATCTGGACGAACTGAAGAAGGCCCTGGCCTGGCGCGACGAGCGCAACAAGCGTCTGGAGGGGTAG
- a CDS encoding AfsR/SARP family transcriptional regulator, giving the protein MEEDTEMLGGSGLRFTVLGPLRVAAADRAYAVQGVKVKTILATLIARADRTVGVEALGNELWGAQRPRHPETTVRMHIYHLRQALTQHLGVPGDSIVRTQSPGYRLAVDADRIDAGRFEACGERGVELLRRGLPAEAAAVSQAALRLWQGPSALADVTPGPILGGYVTHLEEMRLRVLGCYTDALMALDRHEDAIAPLRELVADHPLNESFHARLIAALHRTGRRADALHAFHNLRAILSAELGLEPSAELLALHREILRDSRVSLV; this is encoded by the coding sequence ATGGAAGAAGATACGGAAATGCTCGGCGGGAGTGGATTACGGTTCACCGTGCTCGGCCCGCTGCGGGTCGCGGCCGCCGATCGCGCCTATGCCGTGCAGGGGGTCAAGGTCAAGACGATCCTGGCGACGCTGATCGCCCGGGCGGATCGCACGGTGGGCGTGGAGGCGCTGGGCAACGAGCTGTGGGGCGCGCAGCGGCCGCGACACCCGGAGACCACCGTGCGCATGCACATCTATCACCTGCGCCAGGCGCTCACCCAGCACCTCGGCGTGCCGGGCGATTCGATCGTGCGCACCCAGTCGCCCGGCTACCGGCTCGCGGTCGACGCGGACCGCATCGATGCCGGGCGGTTCGAGGCGTGCGGCGAGCGCGGCGTGGAACTGTTGCGCCGCGGTCTCCCCGCCGAGGCCGCGGCCGTATCCCAGGCCGCCCTGCGGCTGTGGCAGGGGCCGAGCGCCCTCGCCGACGTGACGCCCGGCCCGATCCTCGGCGGCTACGTCACCCACCTCGAGGAAATGCGGCTGCGGGTGCTCGGCTGCTACACCGACGCCCTGATGGCCCTGGACCGCCACGAGGACGCGATCGCGCCCCTGCGCGAACTGGTGGCCGACCACCCGCTCAACGAGTCCTTCCACGCCCGCCTGATCGCCGCCCTCCACCGCACCGGCCGCCGCGCCGACGCCCTCCACGCCTTCCACAACCTGCGCGCGATACTCAGCGCCGAACTGGGCCTGGAACCCTCAGCGGAACTGCTTGCGTTGCACCGGGAAATCCTTCGGGACTCGCGAGTATCGTTGGTATAA
- a CDS encoding oxidoreductase: MTNKVWFITGAAAGFGRTLTEAAVAAGDTVVAAVRNTEKVADLVESSSGAVTAVQLDVTDTARIDTVVAETIARHGRIDVLVNNAGKGLIGAIEEIPDAALRHLMDVHVFGPANLIRAVLPHMRERRSGAIVQFSSQGGRYSFPGVGVYSATKFALEGLSEALSLELAPLGIHVLLVEPGPFRTSFNTPGVLEFAEDTIADYETTVRPVCAALADADGKQAGDPVAAARVIRTVLESDNPPLRLALGNEAVDTIGASLDKARAELDAWATLARSADYTTIEAK; this comes from the coding sequence ATGACGAACAAGGTCTGGTTCATCACCGGAGCCGCAGCAGGATTCGGCCGCACCCTCACCGAGGCCGCGGTGGCCGCCGGTGACACCGTGGTCGCCGCCGTGCGCAATACCGAGAAGGTGGCCGATCTGGTCGAGAGCTCGTCCGGCGCGGTCACCGCCGTGCAGCTCGACGTCACCGATACCGCCCGCATCGACACCGTCGTCGCCGAGACCATCGCCCGGCACGGCCGGATCGACGTGCTGGTCAACAATGCGGGCAAAGGCCTGATCGGCGCGATCGAGGAGATCCCGGACGCCGCGCTGCGCCACCTGATGGACGTGCACGTGTTCGGCCCGGCCAACCTGATTCGCGCGGTGCTGCCGCACATGCGCGAGCGCCGGTCCGGCGCCATCGTGCAGTTCAGCAGCCAGGGCGGCCGGTACTCCTTCCCGGGCGTCGGCGTGTATTCGGCGACCAAGTTCGCCCTCGAGGGCCTGTCCGAGGCGCTGTCGCTGGAGCTGGCCCCGCTCGGGATCCATGTGCTCCTCGTCGAGCCGGGCCCGTTCCGCACCTCGTTCAACACCCCCGGCGTCCTCGAGTTCGCCGAGGACACCATCGCCGATTACGAGACCACGGTCCGGCCGGTGTGCGCCGCGCTGGCCGATGCCGACGGCAAGCAGGCCGGGGACCCGGTCGCGGCGGCCCGGGTGATCCGGACCGTGCTGGAGTCGGACAACCCGCCGCTGCGGCTGGCGCTGGGCAACGAGGCCGTCGACACCATCGGGGCGAGCCTGGACAAGGCCCGCGCCGAGCTGGACGCGTGGGCGACCCTCGCGCGCTCCGCGGACTACACCACCATCGAAGCGAAGTGA
- a CDS encoding FAD-dependent monooxygenase: protein MTENIVIVGAGPVGMLLACELLERGTPVRIVDDVRLHTAHSRATVIWPRLLELMHHTGITERLVEAGHRADGVSFYSRRRRLGTAWVNRLPDLPYPFAVTIAQSETERIIEARLTELGGKVERGVRLTGIRNPGGERVGLTLESHDGTCEEVETSWLVGADGAHSTVRKLLGASFDGMQFDVSFAVTDAVLSGDAPANVLSYCYAPEGSLALVPMAGQVSRIAISIPHAPEGTEPPREFYQRVIDERAPGRNMVGDMRFSAVFRVHARATTRFRYGRCLLIGDAAHIMSPASAQGMNTGMQDAAALGWRLHAITAGWLPESALTDYDLDRRPAAEAVVRATTIQTKLGIASTRSAILLRDTAVRAADRTGLFQRALAPMLAQTNVRYPTADPQGGPADRKARHGRRIPALPTGPAARITEHPSVTVDGTAWPALATDRPTVLLWPGRRAPLGWDRVCAQIRTLVGDRAAVITPTARGPLSTALGRSPTIALIRPDGHLFTRLAPEDAIRITTALDDFTLRTGR, encoded by the coding sequence ATGACCGAGAACATCGTCATCGTGGGGGCCGGCCCGGTCGGCATGCTGCTGGCCTGCGAGTTGCTGGAGCGCGGTACGCCGGTGCGCATCGTCGACGACGTGCGCCTACACACCGCCCACTCCCGGGCCACCGTCATCTGGCCGCGGCTGCTGGAGCTGATGCACCACACCGGAATCACCGAGCGCCTGGTCGAGGCCGGGCATCGGGCCGACGGCGTGTCGTTCTATTCGCGGCGGCGTCGGCTCGGTACCGCGTGGGTGAACCGGCTGCCGGATCTGCCGTATCCGTTCGCGGTCACGATCGCGCAGAGCGAGACGGAACGGATCATCGAGGCGCGGCTCACCGAGCTGGGCGGCAAGGTGGAGCGCGGCGTGCGCCTGACCGGGATTCGCAATCCGGGCGGCGAGCGGGTCGGGCTGACGCTGGAGAGCCACGACGGCACTTGCGAGGAGGTCGAGACCTCCTGGCTGGTCGGCGCGGACGGCGCGCACTCCACGGTGCGCAAGCTGCTGGGGGCCTCGTTCGACGGCATGCAGTTCGACGTCAGCTTCGCCGTCACCGACGCGGTGCTCTCCGGCGATGCCCCGGCGAACGTGCTGAGCTACTGCTACGCCCCCGAGGGCAGCCTCGCGCTGGTCCCGATGGCCGGGCAGGTCAGCCGGATCGCGATCAGCATTCCGCACGCGCCCGAGGGCACCGAACCGCCGCGCGAGTTCTATCAGCGGGTGATCGACGAGCGTGCGCCGGGCCGGAATATGGTGGGCGACATGCGATTCAGCGCGGTGTTCCGGGTGCACGCCCGCGCCACCACGCGCTTCCGGTACGGGCGCTGCCTGCTGATCGGCGATGCCGCGCACATCATGAGCCCGGCCTCCGCGCAGGGCATGAACACCGGCATGCAGGATGCGGCGGCCCTGGGCTGGCGGCTGCACGCGATCACGGCGGGGTGGCTGCCGGAGTCGGCGCTGACCGACTACGACCTGGATCGTCGCCCGGCCGCCGAGGCGGTCGTGCGGGCCACGACCATCCAGACCAAGCTGGGCATCGCCTCCACGCGATCCGCAATCCTCCTGCGCGACACCGCCGTTCGCGCCGCCGATCGCACCGGGCTGTTCCAGCGTGCCCTCGCCCCGATGCTCGCCCAGACCAATGTCCGCTACCCGACCGCGGATCCGCAGGGCGGCCCCGCCGACCGCAAGGCCCGGCACGGCCGCCGCATCCCCGCGCTCCCCACCGGTCCGGCCGCCCGGATCACGGAGCACCCGAGCGTCACCGTCGACGGCACCGCCTGGCCCGCCCTGGCCACCGACCGCCCGACGGTCCTGCTCTGGCCCGGCCGTCGCGCCCCGCTCGGCTGGGACCGCGTCTGCGCCCAGATCCGCACCCTGGTCGGCGACCGCGCCGCGGTAATCACCCCCACCGCCCGCGGCCCCCTATCCACCGCCCTGGGCCGCTCGCCCACAATCGCCCTCATCCGCCCGGACGGCCACCTGTTCACCCGCCTCGCCCCCGAAGACGCAATCCGAATCACCACCGCCCTGGACGATTTCACCTTGCGCACCGGACGCTGA
- a CDS encoding sensor histidine kinase, with product MDCIDTSDVSTGFADLFASRIPGIIAQYRTRLDEISSPLASNAAAWEQCELQAQRILDDCTRTLLIGSTTVTHITDVFDLGSERVRQGAHLTHSVRAGTILADLAIDALADCAARTGAPQCALIAAVRALQQGIGLRLESGSIGYDAFLLQRVREINEQGYRRLAREIHDHIGNSVSLALRQIELYELELERSGGEEVSRHMRLAKEAVLETIARSRELVSELRRPTVSGSLETALRGFAASLGPSGAPIQVWVRGDDEWIPGAIAEELFIMVRECLRNSYTHAGAAHVVVHIDIAPHEVQAEIIDNGKGFDVDGVRSTAHGNGLLILQERTDLVGGTVNIESTAGRGTRVTIWIPIRQERPIA from the coding sequence GTGGACTGCATCGATACGTCCGACGTTTCAACGGGATTCGCGGATCTGTTCGCCTCCCGAATTCCCGGAATCATCGCGCAATACCGCACCCGCCTGGACGAGATCTCCAGCCCGCTCGCGTCCAACGCGGCGGCGTGGGAGCAGTGCGAACTGCAGGCCCAGCGCATCCTGGACGACTGCACCCGCACCCTGCTGATCGGCAGCACCACCGTCACCCACATCACCGACGTCTTCGACCTGGGCAGCGAGCGGGTCCGCCAGGGCGCCCACCTCACCCACTCGGTCCGCGCGGGCACCATCCTGGCCGACCTCGCGATCGACGCCCTCGCCGACTGCGCGGCACGGACCGGCGCGCCGCAGTGCGCCCTGATCGCCGCCGTGCGGGCGCTGCAGCAGGGCATCGGGCTGCGGCTGGAGTCCGGCTCCATCGGCTACGACGCCTTTCTGCTGCAACGGGTCCGGGAGATCAACGAGCAGGGCTATCGCCGCCTGGCGCGGGAGATCCACGACCACATCGGCAACTCGGTCAGCCTGGCGCTGCGCCAGATCGAGCTCTACGAACTGGAACTCGAGCGCTCCGGCGGCGAGGAGGTCTCCCGGCACATGCGGCTGGCCAAGGAGGCCGTGCTGGAGACCATCGCCCGCAGCCGCGAGCTGGTCTCCGAGCTGCGCCGCCCCACCGTCTCCGGTTCGCTGGAGACCGCGCTGCGCGGCTTCGCCGCCTCGCTCGGCCCGTCCGGCGCCCCCATCCAGGTGTGGGTGCGCGGGGACGACGAATGGATTCCCGGCGCGATCGCCGAGGAATTGTTCATCATGGTCCGCGAATGCCTGCGCAATTCCTATACGCACGCCGGGGCGGCGCACGTCGTCGTCCACATCGATATCGCGCCGCACGAGGTGCAGGCCGAAATCATCGATAACGGCAAGGGTTTCGACGTCGACGGCGTCCGGTCCACCGCGCACGGCAACGGCCTGCTCATCCTGCAGGAACGCACCGACCTGGTCGGCGGCACCGTGAACATCGAGTCCACCGCGGGCCGCGGCACCCGCGTCACCATCTGGATCCCCATCCGTCAGGAGCGCCCGATCGCATGA
- a CDS encoding beta-ketoacyl synthase N-terminal-like domain-containing protein, with translation MTTIFEYLDAPDIGVSTRDSVDIVSYGAFTPAGRGLDAIARALVDGDRPIAVDKSVHDPEWPAIPVLPVADFVPETILGRKGLSRLSRSDRLAIATCAMAYGDTAATIEPGETGVVLGTAVGSTGTLGTFLRDTFEQRRPYLVDAGLFPSTMMNSAAGNTAIRLGLTGVNATVSGGSLAALQAIHYARTVMAAGHARQILAGGVEELSAPYAWAWQHAGMLTPGTALSEGCAVFGLLRPDDSRRTDSPVLGRILASDIRCADPGRGAFAVASRLAESIREVLNRAEVSPDSVTTLVPGAQSRRGFSALERRAVRDGLGGGSRRILHTHQTFGEAHGVGVALRLAALLATWQHPTHPATDLFALVTGIGIDGAVGCLLVAHPDLT, from the coding sequence ATGACAACCATTTTCGAATATCTCGACGCACCCGATATCGGGGTATCCACCCGAGACAGCGTCGATATCGTCTCCTACGGCGCGTTCACGCCCGCCGGGCGCGGGCTCGACGCCATTGCCCGGGCCCTCGTGGACGGCGACCGACCGATCGCGGTGGACAAATCCGTGCACGACCCGGAATGGCCCGCCATTCCCGTTCTGCCGGTGGCCGATTTCGTGCCGGAGACGATTCTCGGGCGCAAGGGCCTGAGCCGGTTGTCGCGCAGCGATCGGCTCGCGATCGCCACCTGCGCCATGGCCTACGGCGACACCGCCGCCACCATCGAGCCGGGCGAGACCGGCGTCGTGCTGGGCACGGCGGTCGGTAGCACGGGGACGCTCGGCACGTTCCTGCGCGACACCTTCGAGCAGCGGCGGCCGTACCTGGTCGACGCGGGGCTGTTCCCCAGCACGATGATGAACTCCGCCGCGGGCAACACCGCCATCCGGCTCGGCCTCACGGGGGTGAACGCCACGGTGTCCGGTGGCTCGCTCGCCGCGCTGCAGGCCATCCACTACGCCCGCACCGTCATGGCGGCCGGGCACGCCCGCCAGATCCTGGCCGGTGGTGTGGAGGAGTTGTCGGCCCCGTACGCGTGGGCGTGGCAGCACGCCGGGATGCTGACGCCCGGCACGGCGCTGTCGGAGGGCTGCGCGGTCTTCGGGCTGCTCCGCCCCGACGACTCCCGCCGGACCGACAGCCCCGTCCTCGGCCGGATCCTGGCCTCCGACATCCGCTGCGCGGACCCGGGTCGGGGCGCGTTCGCGGTGGCCTCGCGGCTGGCCGAGTCGATCCGCGAGGTGCTGAACCGGGCCGAGGTCTCGCCGGACAGCGTCACCACGCTGGTGCCCGGCGCCCAGTCCCGGCGCGGCTTCTCGGCGCTGGAGCGCCGCGCGGTGCGCGACGGGCTTGGCGGCGGGTCCCGGCGAATCCTGCACACCCACCAGACATTCGGCGAGGCGCACGGCGTCGGCGTCGCGCTGCGACTGGCCGCGCTGCTGGCCACCTGGCAGCACCCGACCCACCCCGCCACCGACCTGTTCGCCCTGGTGACGGGGATCGGCATCGACGGCGCCGTGGGCTGCCTGCTGGTGGCCCACCCGGACCTGACCTGA
- a CDS encoding response regulator: MSDNMIRILVADDHTLLRDALCDLLRSEPDFEIVAQAGTGTATVQLAAEHRPDVLLLDIEMPESNPPETVRRLLTNQPTLRIIVLSMHDEQQLVHQLLSLGVRGYLNKGTERQTLVSAIRQSVVEGPRTVTLSVSPDSLRARAEEPDDPGTLSMREREVLALVAEALSNRQIAGRLGITEGTVKRHLRNIFTKLDAVSRIDAVNRAMERSLIGGPRAGSVQGARVWR; encoded by the coding sequence ATGAGCGACAATATGATTCGCATCCTTGTCGCGGACGATCACACGCTGCTGCGGGACGCGCTGTGCGATCTGCTGCGGTCCGAACCCGATTTCGAGATCGTGGCGCAGGCGGGCACCGGCACCGCCACCGTGCAGCTGGCCGCCGAGCACCGCCCCGACGTGCTGCTGCTGGATATCGAGATGCCGGAAAGCAATCCGCCGGAGACGGTGCGCCGCCTGCTGACCAACCAGCCCACGCTGCGGATCATCGTGCTGAGCATGCACGACGAACAGCAGCTGGTGCATCAGCTGCTGTCGCTGGGGGTGCGCGGCTACCTGAACAAGGGCACCGAGCGGCAGACGCTGGTGTCGGCCATCCGGCAGTCGGTCGTGGAGGGCCCGCGCACGGTGACGCTGTCGGTGTCGCCGGACAGCCTGCGCGCCCGCGCCGAGGAGCCGGACGACCCGGGCACGCTGTCGATGCGCGAACGGGAGGTGCTGGCGCTGGTCGCCGAGGCGCTCAGCAATCGTCAGATCGCGGGGCGGCTGGGCATTACCGAGGGCACGGTGAAACGCCACCTGCGCAATATCTTCACGAAACTGGATGCCGTCTCCCGCATCGACGCCGTCAATCGCGCGATGGAGCGCTCGCTCATCGGGGGACCGCGGGCCGGATCAGTCCAGGGCGCCCGGGTCTGGCGGTAG
- a CDS encoding HAD family hydrolase: MRSIAFFDVDETLITTKSMFDFYDYYLRVARVVADPSTDARSLLGANIPREQANRRYYRSFADAEVAEVAAIGRRWFAERLCAGGFFHEDVKAALAAHRRDGTLTVLVSGSFSACLEPIATYCGADLFLGSEPEIRAGRYTGEVLRTMIGPAKRAAAQDLLAAHGIDAADCHGYGDHTSDLGLLELVGHPVVVGIDPELTAIAEARGWARLSGTVAAYI; this comes from the coding sequence GTGCGTTCGATCGCATTCTTCGATGTCGACGAGACCCTGATCACGACGAAGTCGATGTTCGACTTCTACGACTACTATCTGCGGGTCGCGCGCGTCGTCGCCGACCCGAGCACCGATGCCCGCTCCCTGCTGGGCGCGAATATCCCTCGGGAACAAGCCAATCGGCGGTACTACCGCAGTTTCGCCGACGCCGAGGTGGCCGAGGTCGCCGCCATCGGCCGCCGGTGGTTCGCCGAACGCCTGTGTGCCGGTGGGTTTTTCCACGAGGACGTGAAGGCCGCGCTCGCCGCGCACCGCCGCGACGGCACCCTCACCGTGCTGGTGTCCGGCTCGTTCTCGGCCTGCCTGGAACCGATCGCGACCTACTGCGGCGCGGATCTGTTCCTCGGGTCCGAGCCCGAGATCCGCGCCGGGCGCTACACCGGGGAGGTGCTGCGCACCATGATCGGACCCGCGAAACGCGCTGCCGCGCAAGACCTTCTCGCCGCGCACGGCATCGATGCCGCCGACTGCCACGGCTACGGCGACCACACCTCCGATCTCGGGCTGCTCGAGCTGGTCGGGCATCCGGTCGTGGTCGGGATCGACCCGGAACTCACCGCTATCGCGGAGGCGCGGGGCTGGGCACGGCTGTCCGGCACCGTCGCCGCGTATATCTGA
- a CDS encoding AfsA-related hotdog domain-containing protein, with translation MTSTLTAVEIGYDRTVSRALVHRWSLSEVFLTDYARTGAREFVCGAQLPLSHGYFRDHIDLRFYDSLNILEACRQAATCAVHLHEGAPSDTSLIAKAWSLTVTDPDALLVGVRPGELRIDAAITERKVRGNQLRHIGFAMALELDGARLGELTMDLACAPIEQYRSLRRYRRGDEPPTAYTLATTPTGTPTVPLLVQRRQPVNSVLDELRVDGGTVAAILSPRTFANRSMYDHPYDHVPAMVLSEAARQCALVATDAGKAHGSRILSLDGEFTRFGELDRPILIGSAPRPDSVDHRMVAAQDGREIARVDIRLG, from the coding sequence ATGACAAGCACACTCACCGCGGTCGAGATCGGCTACGACCGCACCGTATCCCGCGCACTGGTGCACCGCTGGTCGCTGTCGGAGGTGTTCCTCACCGACTACGCCCGCACCGGCGCCCGCGAATTCGTGTGCGGTGCACAACTTCCGTTGTCGCACGGCTACTTTCGCGATCACATCGATCTGCGTTTCTATGATTCGCTGAATATTCTGGAGGCGTGCCGACAGGCGGCGACCTGCGCGGTGCACCTGCACGAGGGCGCGCCCTCGGACACCAGCCTCATCGCGAAGGCGTGGTCGCTGACCGTCACCGATCCGGACGCGCTGCTGGTCGGGGTGCGCCCGGGCGAGCTGCGCATCGACGCCGCGATCACCGAGCGCAAGGTGCGCGGAAATCAGTTGCGCCACATCGGGTTCGCCATGGCGTTGGAGCTGGACGGTGCGCGGTTGGGCGAGCTGACCATGGATCTGGCGTGCGCGCCGATCGAGCAGTACCGGTCGCTGCGGCGCTATCGGCGCGGCGACGAGCCGCCGACCGCGTACACGCTGGCCACCACGCCCACCGGGACGCCCACCGTCCCGCTGCTGGTGCAGCGGCGGCAGCCGGTCAACTCGGTCCTCGACGAGCTGCGGGTCGACGGCGGCACGGTGGCGGCGATCCTGAGCCCGCGCACGTTCGCCAACCGCAGCATGTACGACCACCCGTACGATCACGTGCCCGCCATGGTGCTCAGCGAGGCGGCGCGGCAGTGCGCGCTGGTGGCCACCGACGCCGGGAAGGCGCACGGGTCTCGAATCCTGTCTCTGGACGGGGAATTCACCCGATTCGGGGAGCTGGACCGGCCCATCCTGATCGGCTCCGCGCCGCGGCCCGACTCCGTCGATCACCGCATGGTCGCCGCCCAGGACGGCCGCGAGATCGCCCGGGTGGACATCCGGCTGGGCTGA